A window of Saccharomyces paradoxus chromosome XI, complete sequence contains these coding sequences:
- the ESL2 gene encoding Esl2p (similar to YKR096W): MPETSVQNPLRLSENENTRSMFLSASQQQRPSAIPSFPRLVHNTTTSLNLSDFQVLNPSSKRQNSNSVYDDINSSKRRISRSKFLNIEEKNNDSTHSGRPIIKQLGQNPSLRYVRSSKRAPKRENSIGVTQSSALISKPFTENGGNTTHEKWSPEHTIKPLNISKRLLAFVDAGSNGQSKNDIVDSFQHKSNNSEEINDKDNGAQAQDFNSNGNSNNNDNDNNNDNNNNDNNNNSHDNNNNNINNSDDSNEGEENDTCKPSNNKRSGIALIQKLQELYKVIVKQEIELQERCSQLTNSQTTELKSLWTIYRINTDLVNNYVTFITTALLPSQPPHDLVIGQEIVEIYRIERRLWVYGTITFLDVLKNFSNFMDPEVCCQFITHVFVSLSTMISDIPSKYSITWLQRLGDLSRMAIALYPSSFIDWKLSAEHWYTEAMKYIYNHGKLYYHMSTVQQNTLEAFVNLGKSVFCQETFTPSPQYMQLVIDNIYQRAFVERNNGNLRNSLLIEYLKHSEAMLLPSFLESPDLQNVVLSYFIEKFGIDANGCNIFNAEDMFVQNPDFFKYFFRHGPSFAQSHILQIVGFGEPKNPFAILFDLPKYLKERKDKKERKKSSNNDSSVTESSTGNSRNDNEDDDEIMSSTTSISDHDLLAEFFNDIDTLRRPILPSMLTNEAWLETLKFLNMTSLKCGMIVFRKFLHGPLGIALPHVLPWIYFIISICLKSNRLSDPVSKEFWMLIVKRVFPWDTIVTFMNVLIAYLLENQTSNPIIGDLCNEYDKLSLSELLESFNRSEELPEIWGCWGTLWFDTICQKNTHSISSEDNFQEVGIKDYMALDSPTDGIIFDEKDENGEKFWKRACRTIFLFKELSRTFSIGVIIKNDPLINSSSFQSANILRNLVFKLEPLSNIRSNVPVLSALESIIDISEARSETNTDLHAEPELSVIEGDNIFHYVGYKKLRADYTCFDKNGEFLSASLYTSWYVPSSNNNIEASITYNSEKENEALFLECMKSDYPEIDFETTYFVFDATSWLRHSARIFKLAQNRLLRFAICLTTFQELRFLRKSKDENVMEAATRGIITIRQLYYEDKVLPLRFTGNVATHIEENLEFEEQITWRTHVDEFVIESVMKAQEKLENASQPRLSPHRFNYVVLISDDDTMKKKAEEKEIKTLSTRFVFSLCTKLGEQRHLCTD; encoded by the coding sequence ATGCCGGAAACCTCCGTTCAGAATCCATTAAGGCtttctgaaaatgaaaatactCGTTCGATGTTCCTGTCTGCATCACAGCAGCAGCGGCCATCTGCCATTCCGTCCTTCCCCAGGTTGGTACATAATACTACAACAAGCTTGAATTTATCAGATTTTCAAGTGCTAAATCCGTCTTCCAAAAGGCAAAATTCAAACTCAGTTTACGATGATATAAATAGCAGTAAGAGGCGAATAAGTAGATCTAAATTTTTAAACAtcgaagagaaaaataatgacaGTACTCATTCAGGAAGACCAATAATTAAGCAATTAGGGCAAAATCCTTCCCTTAGGTATGTACGTAGTTCAAAAAGGGCCCcgaaaagagaaaattcaaTTGGAGTTACACAGTCCTCTGCTTTGATTTCGAAACCTTTTACTGAAAACGGAGGTAACACTACACATGAGAAATGGAGCCCGGAACATACAATAAAACCGCTGaacatttcaaaaaggtTGTTGGCTTTCGTGGATGCAGGGTCAAACGGACAGTCCAAGAATGACATTGTAGACAGTTTCCAGCATAAGTCTAATAACAGTGAAGAAATCAACGACAAGGATAACGGTGCCCAAGCTCAAGATTTCAATAGTAATGGCAATAGTAACAACAACGACAACGACAACAATAAcgacaacaacaacaacgacaacaacaacaacagccatgataacaacaataataatattaataatagtGATGATAGTAATGAAGgggaagaaaatgatacCTGCAAACcctcaaataataaaagatcGGGCATTGCTCTGATccaaaaattacaagaattGTACAAAGTGATAGTTAAGCAAGAAATTGAATTGCAAGAGCGGTGCTCACAACTGACAAATTCTCAAACCACCGAACTGAAAAGTCTTTGGACTATTTATAGGATTAATACAGATCTGGTCAACAACTATGTCACTTTTATTACTACAGCTTTATTGCCATCTCAGCCACCTCATGATTTGGTCATTGGCCAGGAAATCGTTGAAATATATAGAATCGAAAGAAGACTGTGGGTATACGGCACGATAACATTTCTTGACGTTCTtaagaatttttccaatttcatGGATCCTGAAGTTTGCTGCCAATTTATTACTCATGTCTTTGTTTCATTGTCAACTATGATTTCCGACATACCGTCCAAGTATTCTATCACTTGGCTACAAAGACTAGGGGACTTATCAAGAATGGCTATAGCATTATATCCCTCAAGTTTTATCGATTGGAAACTAAGTGCTGAGCACTGGTATACTGAAGCgatgaaatatatatataaccaTGGCAAGctatattatcatatgtCAACCGTACAGCAAAACACTCTGGAAGCTTTTGTAAATTTGGGGAAAAGTGTCTTCTGTCAGGAAACATTCACTCCATCTCCACAATATATGCAATTGGTTATTGATAACATTTATCAAAGAGCGtttgttgaaagaaataatggCAATCTCAGAAACTCCTTGTTGATTGAGTACTTGAAACATAGTGAAGCCATGCTATTGCCCAGTTTTTTAGAAAGTCCAGATTTACAAAATGTCGTGCTGAGctactttattgaaaagttcgGTATAGATGCGAACGGTTGTAATATTTTCAACGCAGAGGATATGTTCGTTCAAAATcctgattttttcaagtattTCTTTAGGCATGGTCCCTCTTTTGCACAATCACATATTTTACAAATTGTTGGATTCGGAGAGCCAAAAAACCCGTTTGCAattttatttgatttaCCGAAGTATTTGAAGGAGAGGAAGGACAAAAAGGAGCgtaaaaaatcttcaaataaTGACTCTTCTGTGACGGAGAGTTCAACGGGCAACAGCCGAAATGACAACgaagatgacgatgaaatAATGAGCTCTACCACATCCATATCTGATCATGATTTACTAGCAGAGTTCTTCAATGACATCGATACTTTAAGGCGTCCGATACTGCCTTCAATGCTAACGAATGAAGCTTGGTTGGAAACATTAAAGTTTCTAAATATGACCTCATTGAAATGCGGTATGATAGTATTTCGGAAATTTCTACATGGTCCTTTAGGAATTGCATTGCCTCATGTTTTACCATGGATATACTTTATCATCTCAATTTGTTTGAAAAGTAACCGATTGAGTGATCCAGTTAGTAAGGAGTTCTGGATGTTAATTGTTAAGAGAGTGTTTCCTTGGGATACAATCGTTACATTTATGAACGTGCTGATAGCGTATCTGTTAGAAAACCAAACATCAAACCCTATTATTGGAGATTTATGCAATGAATACGATAAATTAAGTCTTTCTGAACTTTTAGAATCATTTAATAGAAGTGAAGAATTGCCGGAAATTTGGGGCTGTTGGGGAACATTGTGGTTCGACACCatttgccaaaaaaatacacATTCGATTAGTAGTGAAGATAATTTTCAAGAGGTCGGGATAAAGGATTATATGGCATTGGATTCACCAACAGATGGAATtatatttgatgaaaaagatgaaaatggcgaaaaattttggaaaagggCATGTAgaacaatttttcttttcaaagagctatcaagaactttttcaataggTGTAATAATCAAAAACGATCCGCTGATAAACAGTTCGTCATTTCAAAGTGCCAATATATTGCGAAATTTAGTCTTCAAGCTCGAACCCTTAAGCAATATACGCAGCAATGTTCCAGTATTAAGCGCCCTAGAGAGCATTATTGACATCTCTGAAGCAAGAAGTGAAACTAACACTGATTTGCATGCTGAGCCGGAACTAAGTGTCATTGAGGGGGATAATATCTTCCACTATGTTGGCTATAAAAAACTGCGTGCCGATTACACGTGCTTTGATAAGAATGGAGAATTTTTGAGCGCCTCGCTTTACACTTCATGGTATGTCCCgagcagcaacaacaacataGAAGCCAGTATCACTTATAACAGcgaaaaggaaaacgaagCTCTATTCCTGGAATGTATGAAGTCCGACTATCCAGAAATAGATTTTGAAACCACGTACTTTGTTTTTGATGCAACATCGTGGCTAAGGCACTCTGCACGCATATTCAAGCTAGCACAAAATAGACTACTAAGATTTGCTATTTGTTTAACCACATTCCAAGAGTTAAGATTTTTACGTAAATCAAAGGATGAGAACGTCATGGAGGCTGCCACAAGAGGCATAATAACTATCAGACAGCTTTACTATGAGGATAAAGTATTACCTCTAAGATTCACAGGTAATGTAGCGACACACATTGAAGAGAACttagaatttgaagaacaaataaCATGGAGGACGCATGTTGACGAATTTGTCATCGAATCCGTAATGAAGgcacaagaaaaattagagAATGCTAGCCAACCGCGTCTCTCCCCTCATCGCTTTAATTACGTGGTTTTGATATCTGACGATGATActatgaagaaaaaagcagaagaaaaagaaataaaaacgCTAAGCACACGATTTGTGTTTTCTTTGTGTACAAAACTCGGCGAGCAGCGCCATTTGTGTACAGATTGA
- the PCK1 gene encoding phosphoenolpyruvate carboxykinase PCK1 (Phosphoenolpyruvate carboxykinase~similar to YKR097W) has translation MSPSKMNATVGSTSEVEQKIRQELALSDEVTTIRRNAPAAVLYEDGLKENKTVISSSGALIAYSGVKTGRSPKDKRIVEEPTSKDEIWWGPVNKPCSERTWSINRERAADYLRTRDHIYIVDAFAGWDPKYRIKVRVVCARAYHALFMTNMLIRPTEEELAHFGEPDFTVWNAGQFPANLHTQDMSSKSTIEINFKAMEMIILGTEYAGEMKKGIFTVMFYLMPVHHNVLTLHSSANQGIQNGDVTLFFGLSGTGKTTLSADPHRLLIGDDEHCWSDHGVFNIEGGCYAKCINLSAEKEPEIFDAIKFGAVLENVIYDEKSHVVDYDDSSITENTRCAYPIDYIPSAKIPCLADSHPKNIILLTCDASGVLPPVSKLTPEQVMYHFISGYTSKMAGTEQGVTEPEPTFSSCFGQPFLALHPIRYATMLATKMSQHKANAYLINTGWTGSSYVSGGKRCPLKYTRAILDSIHDGSLANEAYESLPIFNLQVPTKVNGVPAELLNPAKNWSQGESKYRGAVTNLANLFVENFKIYQDRATPDVLAAGPQFE, from the coding sequence atgtCCCCTTCTAAAATGAATGCTACAGTAGGATCTACTTCCGAAGTCGAACAAAAAATCAGACAAGAATTGGCTCTTAGTGACGAAGTCACCACAATCAGACGTAACGCCCCAGCTGCTGTCTTGTATGAGGATGGcctgaaagaaaataagaCGGTGATTTCATCAAGTGGTGCTTTGATCGCTTATTCTGGTGTCAAAACCGGAAGATCTCCAAAGGACAAACGTATTGTTGAAGAACCTACCTCGAAAGACGAAATCTGGTGGGGTCCCGTCAATAAACCATGTTCTGAAAGAACATGGTCTATCAACCGTGAAAGAGCCGCAGATTACTTGAGAACAAGAGATCACATCTACATTGTCGATGCATTTGCTGGATGGGATCCAAAATACAGAATCAAAGTGCGTGTTGTTTGTGCAAGGGCTTACCACGCTTTGTTTATGACAAACATGCTTATTAGACctacagaagaagaattagcTCATTTTGGTGAACCTGATTTTACTGTTTGGAATGCTGGTCAGTTCCCAGCCAATTTGCACACCCAGGATATGTCTTCAAAGAGTACCATCGAAATTAACTTCAAAGCTATGGAAATGATCATTTTGGGTACTGAATACGCCggtgaaatgaaaaaaggtaTCTTCACAGTTATGTTTTATTTGATGCCAGTTCACCATAACGTTTTGACTCTGCACTCTTCCGCTAACCAGGGCATTCAAAACGGCGATGtcactttattttttggcCTAAGTGGTACCGGAAAAACCACTTTATCTGCAGACCCTCATAGATTGTTAATCGGAGATGATGAACATTGTTGGTCTGATCATGGTGTCTTCAATATTGAAGGTGGCTGTTACGCCAAATGTATTAATCTGTCTGCTGAAAAAGAGCCTGAAATCTTCGACGCTATCAAGTTTGGTGCTGTGTTAGAAAATGTTATCTATGACGAAAAATCGCATGTTGTTGACTACGACGATTCTTCTATTACTGAAAATACTAGATGTGCCTATCCAATCGACTACATTCCAAGTGCCAAGATTCCATGTTTGGCGGACTCTCATCCAAAGAACATTATTTTGCTAACTTGTGATGCTTCGGGTGTTTTACCACCAGTATCTAAGTTGACTCCTGAACAAGTCATGTACCATTTCATCTCTGGCTACACTTCTAAAATGGCTGGAACTGAGCAAGGTGTTACTGAACCTGAACCaacgttttcttcttgtttcgGACAACCCTTCTTAGCCTTGCACCCTATCAGATACGCTACCATGTTAGCTACAAAGATGTCTCAACATAAGGCTAATGCGTACTTAATTAACACCGGCTGGACTGGTTCTTCATACGTGTCTGGTGGTAAACGTTGTCCATTGAAATACACAAGGGCCATATTAGATTCTATTCATGATGGTTCATTGGCCAATGAAGCATATGAATCTTTACCAATTTTCAACTTACAGGTACCTACCAAGGTTAATGGTGTTCCAGCTGAGCTCTTGAATCCTGCTAAAAACTGGTCTCAGGGTGAGTCCAAATATAGAGGCGCCGTTACCAACTTGGCAAACTTgtttgttgaaaatttcaaaatttatcaagaCAGAGCCACTCCAGACGTATTAGCCGCTGGTCCTCAATTCGAGTAA